In one window of Methanosarcina vacuolata Z-761 DNA:
- a CDS encoding acetate--CoA ligase family protein, with the protein MKAYGIPLIKTRFAKTAEEAVIAAEEIGYPLVMKVVSPQISHKSDIGGIKFSLQNAAEVKTAYQDMIEGIQKKLPDAYLEGVQLQPMLSGGKEVILGMVHDPTFGPMLMFGLGGIYIEILKDIQFAIVPVDEREAREMITGIKTYPLLAGVRGEKPSDINALVDIIFRVSNLVFDFPEIEEFEINPMMVFEKGKGALAVDLRLILKSDM; encoded by the coding sequence TTGAAAGCTTACGGCATACCTTTAATAAAGACCAGGTTTGCAAAAACTGCAGAAGAGGCTGTAATCGCAGCAGAAGAGATAGGTTATCCTCTTGTAATGAAGGTCGTTTCTCCACAGATATCTCATAAATCCGATATTGGAGGAATCAAATTCTCCCTTCAGAACGCTGCTGAGGTGAAAACTGCCTACCAGGACATGATAGAAGGCATCCAAAAGAAACTGCCGGATGCATACCTTGAAGGTGTACAGCTTCAGCCCATGCTCTCAGGTGGCAAAGAGGTAATTTTAGGGATGGTTCATGACCCCACATTTGGACCCATGCTGATGTTCGGGCTTGGTGGAATTTATATAGAAATTCTCAAAGATATCCAGTTTGCGATAGTCCCTGTTGACGAAAGAGAAGCCAGAGAAATGATTACAGGAATCAAAACCTATCCCTTACTTGCTGGAGTCAGGGGTGAAAAACCTTCTGATATTAACGCGCTTGTAGACATAATTTTCAGGGTTTCGAACCTTGTTTTCGATTTTCCGGAGATTGAAGAATTCGAGATAAACCCTATGATGGTTTTTGAAAAGGGAAAAGGCGCACTTGCTGTGGATTTGAGGTTGATATTGAAGAGTGACATGTGA
- a CDS encoding helix-turn-helix transcriptional regulator — MLAVGILLISSTVAINLLLEDSPVVIQLEGDTFKVVDIPYVYTVKEAYILLFSGFLGGLALAQVLLYLGVQGSELSITGQEAQVTAFNVITEKAPEKIFEVSLENDPVEENLYRDNIDPTDVLLRALEGDERKAIELIAAKGGRILQNELVNSLDFSKAKVSRVLMNLERRGIITKKKYGLTNCISIADELKDNVGIKGEMK, encoded by the coding sequence ATGCTGGCTGTGGGTATCCTGCTTATTTCGAGCACTGTAGCTATTAATCTCCTACTTGAGGATTCACCAGTGGTAATCCAGCTTGAAGGGGACACGTTCAAGGTTGTGGATATCCCGTACGTGTATACTGTAAAAGAAGCGTATATTCTCCTTTTTTCCGGGTTTCTTGGAGGTCTGGCGCTGGCTCAGGTTCTACTGTACCTGGGGGTTCAAGGATCTGAGCTTTCAATAACAGGACAAGAAGCACAGGTAACTGCTTTCAACGTTATCACAGAGAAAGCTCCAGAGAAGATTTTTGAGGTCTCGCTTGAAAATGATCCTGTTGAAGAAAACCTGTACAGAGATAACATCGACCCCACAGATGTCCTTCTGCGGGCCCTTGAAGGAGATGAAAGGAAAGCCATTGAACTGATTGCAGCAAAAGGAGGAAGAATTCTTCAGAATGAACTCGTGAATTCCCTTGACTTTTCCAAGGCCAAAGTTTCTCGAGTTCTCATGAACCTGGAAAGGAGAGGCATAATAACAAAGAAAAAGTACGGGCTTACAAACTGCATTTCGATAGCTGATGAACTTAAGGATAACGTTGGGATTAAGGGTGAAATGAAATGA
- a CDS encoding HEAT repeat domain-containing protein produces the protein MIKRDELFSCKSAKLLVLMLLLFGNCAGCLEKDPVEAHVNSLVQGLGDEDERVSSVSANELCEIGEPAVDPLIKALKDDNSQVRSLAAQDLGIIGDKKATNSLIEALKDPVPEVRMNSAFSLGELQATEAVEPLIELLKDEDGEVVRYTVISLGMLKDPRATEPLCEVLKRDDASISYDGDSDMRYTGNSDIRSEAVFALGEIGDPRAVDTLLDLLSDKEIGSYAASSLGLMKGEYVFGKLIKLLENKNPTIRTNAVSVYEHIQDPAAVPIMIRMLNDQVPEVRRETAYALGHFNESEEIAQTEEPLINALGDSKVEVQAAAAGSLGLIESKKAIPLLAEIIQSKDSTLCETAIYSLARYKDPEAADALIDALGNENWHIRMEIVYSLMEVGDTRAVDPIISLLVDENYEVRKSAASALGKLGDRKAVEPIIKALETERESDVRITEVQALGILGGPEAIKCLSRVSTDKDEYKYVRNSAEKALVILKGGGTVNASSFY, from the coding sequence ATGATAAAAAGAGATGAGCTTTTCAGTTGCAAAAGCGCAAAACTTTTGGTTCTTATGCTTTTGCTTTTCGGAAACTGTGCTGGCTGTCTTGAGAAGGACCCGGTAGAGGCCCATGTGAATTCACTGGTTCAGGGTCTAGGAGATGAGGACGAGAGAGTCAGTTCGGTTTCAGCTAATGAACTTTGTGAGATTGGGGAACCTGCAGTAGATCCTCTTATAAAAGCTTTAAAAGACGATAATTCACAGGTTCGAAGCCTTGCTGCCCAGGATCTTGGAATAATAGGTGACAAAAAAGCTACAAACTCTTTAATAGAAGCTCTGAAGGACCCGGTTCCGGAGGTTCGTATGAATTCAGCTTTTTCACTTGGTGAACTTCAAGCAACTGAAGCTGTTGAGCCCCTTATCGAGCTTTTGAAGGACGAAGACGGAGAGGTCGTTCGTTATACGGTAATTTCACTTGGAATGTTGAAAGATCCCAGGGCTACTGAACCTCTTTGTGAGGTTCTGAAACGCGATGATGCCAGTATAAGCTATGATGGCGATTCGGATATGCGTTATACCGGCAATTCGGATATACGCTCTGAGGCTGTGTTTGCCCTTGGAGAAATAGGAGATCCGCGAGCAGTTGACACCCTCCTGGACCTATTAAGTGATAAGGAAATTGGGAGTTATGCAGCTTCCAGTCTTGGCCTTATGAAAGGTGAATACGTGTTCGGAAAACTTATTAAACTGCTGGAAAACAAAAATCCTACAATCCGGACCAACGCCGTATCTGTATATGAGCATATTCAGGATCCTGCTGCTGTCCCTATTATGATTCGGATGCTGAATGACCAGGTTCCAGAAGTACGTAGAGAAACTGCTTACGCTTTGGGTCATTTTAATGAGTCTGAGGAAATTGCCCAGACCGAAGAGCCCTTAATTAATGCCCTCGGAGACAGCAAAGTAGAGGTACAGGCAGCTGCTGCTGGTTCTCTTGGACTTATTGAGAGCAAAAAAGCGATTCCACTCCTTGCAGAGATAATTCAGTCTAAAGATTCTACTCTCTGCGAGACTGCTATCTATTCCCTGGCGAGATATAAAGATCCTGAGGCTGCAGACGCTCTTATTGACGCTCTTGGAAATGAAAACTGGCATATAAGAATGGAAATTGTTTATTCCCTTATGGAAGTTGGGGACACAAGGGCAGTCGACCCTATAATTTCCTTACTTGTGGATGAAAATTATGAAGTAAGAAAAAGTGCTGCAAGCGCACTTGGAAAACTTGGCGATAGGAAAGCTGTTGAGCCTATTATTAAGGCCCTTGAGACCGAAAGAGAGTCGGATGTCAGAATTACTGAAGTTCAAGCTCTTGGGATACTGGGGGGACCAGAAGCCATCAAATGTTTGAGTCGGGTCAGTACTGACAAAGACGAGTATAAATACGTCAGGAATTCTGCAGAGAAAGCATTGGTGATACTCAAGGGAGGTGGGACAGTGAATGCCTCCTCTTTTTATTAA
- a CDS encoding S-layer protein domain-containing protein encodes MKKYTVFLVATFTILISVAADTANAADNASNITSVCDIAETDYKSESWSNGQYPVIDLFGEKEVPLFTTNGSTGNVHVNKLAKLLLDDNNTYTLLQGGEKLDLGNGYALEAKQINIDNEEIWFEFSKDGKYIADQIVPANTDGNNTWTVTLDNVQGENNVVAMKVHVKNIFVGAVDNIVQINGLWLTDYTNATTLKVGDKIGEFTLENIVSGVNTSNMGSLVFENNTGSSVACNVVGTNYKCNSWSNVAADTASTEDTANTADIANTEDIASTEDTASTEDNVSNMTDVCNVVSTSYKWVSNEQYPVIDLFGDKYVPLFTTNGSIWDSHVTKLAKLIIDSNEHQVLKDGETIELGQGYALEAKQISIPNSQAWLEVTKDGKYVDDRIVTLNDDKNTTWNLTLDNVQGENNVIVMRVHVDSVGGLVEDNILQYSCVTIDGIWLIDYSDVINLEIGDKIGGLTLEKIIGGTNISNQGSLVFKNATGSSISYNVVGTDYTCESWSNQYPTINLFGETYFPLLANSDKSRKPYNDPIWECHVDKIAKLILDSDKKHLLKTGEKIDFGQGYSLQVKEIDVDGERAWIEFDKDGKYVDDTIALTYPNEHYWTCLRDNIQGEDNIPVLKVYVSKVYQDGNDSIVQIGGIWLIDYANARTLKIGDKIGESTLEKIVSGTNSSNPGSLAFKKTQAVDSSPTSEEKTVVSTNKSTSPSISWDLDFLNFITSKFR; translated from the coding sequence ATGAAAAAATATACAGTATTTTTGGTGGCTACTTTTACTATCCTAATTTCAGTTGCTGCCGACACTGCAAATGCAGCAGACAATGCTAGCAACATAACCAGCGTTTGTGATATAGCCGAAACCGATTATAAAAGCGAGAGCTGGTCTAACGGACAATATCCAGTAATCGATTTATTTGGAGAAAAAGAGGTCCCACTGTTTACCACCAATGGAAGCACTGGGAATGTACATGTTAACAAACTTGCCAAGTTGCTTCTTGATGATAATAATACTTACACCCTCCTCCAAGGCGGTGAAAAACTCGATCTTGGCAACGGATACGCTCTTGAAGCTAAACAGATCAATATTGACAATGAGGAAATATGGTTTGAGTTCAGTAAGGATGGAAAATATATTGCTGATCAGATAGTCCCAGCCAATACTGATGGCAACAATACATGGACTGTCACCCTTGACAATGTTCAGGGTGAAAACAATGTCGTTGCCATGAAAGTTCATGTCAAGAATATATTTGTGGGTGCGGTAGACAATATCGTTCAGATTAACGGTCTCTGGCTTACTGACTACACAAATGCTACAACTCTCAAGGTAGGAGATAAAATCGGAGAATTTACTCTTGAGAATATTGTCAGCGGAGTAAATACCTCTAACATGGGAAGCCTTGTTTTTGAAAATAATACGGGATCTTCAGTAGCTTGTAATGTTGTCGGTACTAATTATAAATGCAACAGCTGGTCTAATGTAGCAGCAGACACTGCAAGTACAGAAGACACTGCAAATACAGCAGACATAGCAAATACAGAAGACATTGCAAGTACAGAAGACACTGCAAGTACAGAAGACAATGTAAGCAATATGACCGATGTTTGCAATGTTGTCAGTACCAGTTATAAATGGGTATCTAATGAACAGTATCCAGTAATCGACTTATTTGGAGATAAATATGTTCCGCTGTTTACCACTAATGGAAGTATCTGGGATTCACATGTTACCAAGCTTGCCAAGTTGATTATTGACAGTAATGAACATCAAGTTCTCAAAGACGGTGAAACAATCGAGCTCGGCCAGGGCTACGCTCTAGAAGCAAAGCAGATCAGTATTCCCAATAGTCAGGCCTGGCTCGAGGTCACAAAGGACGGAAAATATGTTGATGATCGAATAGTTACACTCAATGATGACAAGAATACAACATGGAATCTTACTCTTGACAACGTTCAGGGCGAAAACAACGTTATTGTCATGAGAGTTCATGTTGACAGTGTAGGCGGATTGGTAGAAGATAATATCCTTCAATATAGTTGTGTTACGATTGACGGAATCTGGCTTATTGATTATTCAGATGTCATAAACCTTGAAATCGGGGATAAAATAGGAGGATTGACACTTGAAAAAATAATCGGTGGCACGAATATCTCTAACCAGGGGAGCCTTGTTTTTAAAAATGCTACGGGATCTTCTATAAGTTATAATGTTGTTGGTACTGATTATACATGTGAAAGCTGGTCTAATCAATACCCAACTATCAATTTATTTGGAGAGACGTATTTTCCGTTGCTTGCCAATAGCGACAAATCACGGAAACCTTATAACGACCCAATCTGGGAATGTCATGTTGATAAGATTGCTAAACTCATTCTTGATAGCGATAAGAAACACCTCCTGAAGACCGGTGAAAAAATCGATTTCGGCCAGGGCTACAGTCTCCAGGTCAAGGAGATCGACGTTGATGGAGAGAGGGCTTGGATTGAATTCGATAAAGATGGAAAATATGTAGATGACACTATCGCTTTAACTTATCCCAATGAGCATTATTGGACTTGTTTACGTGACAATATTCAAGGCGAAGACAATATTCCTGTCCTGAAAGTCTATGTTAGCAAAGTCTATCAGGACGGAAACGACAGTATTGTCCAGATTGGCGGGATATGGCTAATTGATTATGCAAATGCCAGAACCCTTAAAATCGGGGATAAAATCGGGGAATCAACGCTTGAAAAAATAGTTAGCGGGACAAACTCATCTAACCCAGGAAGTCTTGCTTTCAAGAAAACTCAAGCTGTTGATTCTTCACCTACATCCGAAGAGAAAACGGTTGTGTCCACTAACAAGAGTACAAGCCCATCTATTTCATGGGATTTGGACTTCTTGAATTTTATCACAAGCAAATTTCGATGA